From Phenylobacterium montanum, the proteins below share one genomic window:
- the choV gene encoding choline ABC transporter ATP-binding protein — MNVHAAALTDEPPRQEAGDVTTAVEFKEVDILFGKAGKGARDPAMAKAISLMEAGSTRSQIAAETGVVLGVAGANLTVRAGEISVLMGLSGSGKSTLLRAANGLNSVTRGQVLVRHQGGVVDVASCDAPTLREVRRKSIAMVFQQFALLPWRTVRDNVGLGLEFQGMDKAQRRRIVDEKLELVGLAEWADRKTQELSGGMQQRVGLARAFATDADILLMDEPFSALDPLIRSRLQDELISLQESVQKTIIFVSHDLDEALKLGDQITIMEGGRIVQTGDAQDIVLRPANDYVAQFVRHMNPLSVLTGATVMRGVDDLEAEAGGVWLDSRRRYRLELDADRHPLACHVEGEERVLLRHEPQGGPIRPDSMILAEAGLPLSAIIKICEANRHPVLLVENGRLLGVCGEAEILKALSGDR, encoded by the coding sequence ATGAACGTTCACGCGGCGGCCCTCACCGATGAGCCCCCTCGCCAGGAAGCCGGCGACGTGACCACCGCGGTCGAGTTCAAAGAGGTCGACATCTTGTTCGGCAAGGCCGGCAAGGGCGCGCGCGACCCGGCCATGGCCAAGGCCATCTCGCTGATGGAGGCCGGCTCCACCCGCAGCCAGATCGCCGCTGAGACCGGGGTGGTTCTGGGCGTCGCCGGCGCCAACCTGACCGTCAGGGCCGGGGAGATCTCGGTGCTGATGGGTCTTTCCGGCTCAGGCAAGTCCACCCTGCTGCGCGCCGCCAACGGCCTGAACAGCGTCACCCGCGGCCAGGTGCTGGTTCGCCACCAGGGCGGCGTGGTCGATGTGGCCAGTTGCGACGCGCCGACCTTGCGCGAAGTGCGCCGCAAGTCGATCGCCATGGTGTTCCAGCAGTTCGCCCTGCTGCCCTGGCGCACCGTGCGCGACAATGTCGGCCTGGGCCTGGAATTCCAGGGCATGGACAAGGCCCAGCGGCGCAGGATCGTCGACGAGAAGCTGGAGCTGGTGGGCCTGGCCGAATGGGCCGACCGCAAGACCCAGGAACTCAGTGGCGGCATGCAGCAGCGCGTGGGCCTGGCCAGGGCCTTCGCCACCGACGCCGACATCCTCCTGATGGACGAGCCGTTCTCGGCCCTCGATCCGCTGATCAGGAGCCGACTGCAGGACGAGCTGATCAGCCTGCAGGAGAGCGTGCAGAAGACCATCATCTTCGTCAGCCACGACCTGGACGAGGCGCTGAAGCTCGGCGACCAGATCACCATCATGGAAGGCGGCCGCATCGTCCAGACGGGTGACGCCCAGGACATCGTGCTCAGGCCGGCCAACGACTATGTCGCCCAGTTCGTGCGGCACATGAATCCGTTGTCGGTCCTGACCGGCGCCACGGTCATGCGCGGCGTTGACGACCTGGAAGCCGAGGCCGGCGGGGTGTGGCTCGACAGCCGCCGCCGCTATCGCCTCGAGCTCGACGCCGACCGCCACCCCCTCGCCTGCCACGTCGAGGGCGAGGAGCGGGTGCTGTTGCGCCACGAGCCCCAGGGCGGCCCGATCCGCCCCGACAGCATGATCCTGGCCGAAGCCGGCCTGCCGCTCAGCGCCATCATCAAGATCTGCGAGGCCAACCGCCATCCCGTGCTGCTGGTCGAGAACGGCCGGCTGCTGGGCGTCTGCGGCGAGGCCGAGATCCTCAAGGCGCTATCCGGGGACCGGTAG
- a CDS encoding MarR family transcriptional regulator: MPEPGHIRALRAWDIDDRIPDDRYAWVFAHPNFAAACRELSLRMIAAAEHDATFDGLAKDLGRYVSGVWAAYLHLTGGLTLPRLKELCAASGLLSPGRARAMLLYLQFLGFVRPVPSQRGEARRYAATPALMRAFRIQLQQALEAASLIEPATAPVAIALEDDAVLEVWLRHQGVGFFLSSSRADTEAPIIRLLYHRHAGAQLTHMLLTSAPFDGHFPPRGPARLSVAHVARQLRVSRAHIMRMLDDFERQGWVRREADGAILFQAPAAAPLRLVFATRLMGFIICAAKSALATLEQRADPPLAMPPPAHEPEAPPPLHAP, from the coding sequence TTGCCGGAGCCGGGGCACATCCGGGCGCTGAGAGCCTGGGATATCGACGACCGGATCCCGGATGACCGCTACGCCTGGGTGTTCGCCCACCCGAACTTCGCGGCGGCATGCCGCGAGCTTTCCCTGCGCATGATCGCCGCCGCGGAGCACGACGCGACCTTCGACGGCCTGGCCAAGGACCTTGGCCGCTACGTGTCGGGAGTATGGGCCGCCTATCTGCACCTCACAGGCGGCCTGACCCTGCCACGGCTGAAGGAGCTGTGCGCGGCTAGCGGGCTGCTCAGCCCGGGGCGGGCTCGCGCCATGCTGCTCTACCTGCAGTTCCTGGGCTTTGTCCGCCCGGTCCCCTCGCAACGCGGAGAGGCTCGCCGCTATGCGGCCACCCCCGCGCTGATGAGGGCGTTCCGCATCCAGTTGCAGCAGGCCCTGGAGGCCGCCAGCCTGATCGAGCCGGCGACGGCGCCGGTGGCCATCGCGCTGGAAGACGACGCCGTGCTCGAGGTCTGGCTGCGGCACCAGGGCGTCGGCTTCTTCCTTTCAAGCAGCCGCGCCGACACCGAGGCCCCCATCATCCGGCTGCTCTATCATCGCCATGCAGGCGCGCAGCTCACCCACATGCTGCTGACCTCGGCGCCCTTCGACGGTCATTTCCCGCCCAGGGGGCCGGCCCGGCTGTCCGTCGCCCACGTCGCACGCCAGCTGAGGGTCTCGCGCGCCCACATCATGAGGATGCTGGACGACTTCGAGCGCCAGGGCTGGGTGCGCCGCGAAGCGGACGGGGCGATCCTGTTCCAGGCGCCGGCGGCGGCGCCCTTGCGTCTGGTGTTCGCCACCCGGCTGATGGGTTTCATCATCTGCGCGGCGAAATCGGCACTCGCCACCCTCGAGCAGCGGGCTGATCCGCCTCTGGCCATGCCGCCGCCGGCGCACGAACCCGAAGCGCCGCCCCCGCTCCACGCGCCCTGA
- a CDS encoding GcvT family protein gives MNSHARVVVIGGGVVGVSTLYHLAKLGWSDCVLIERKELTSGSTWHAAGLLPLFNMSYSVGQMHKYSVGFYPTLEAETELNVGFSRVSNIRLARTPDRMDEYKYYAGVAKTIGVDVRFLTPEQVKEIWPLCETDDLIGAIQHPDDGYIQPADLTQALARGARSRGATIHRQTTVTGVTQKPNGEWVVSTDKGDITCEHVVSATGNFARRTGAMVGLDVPVIPVEHQYIVTEAHPAIQARKAAGLPEMGVLRESDASYYMREEAGGLLLGPYEVGAPCCYVDGPDPQSEYELFQEDLDRLAPHIEAAIARVPAFAEVGIKKIFNGAIAYTPDGSPIVGPAWNGLKNFWLNEGHSFGVTAAGGAGWQLAHWIVEGEPTIDMMGVDPRRFGDYASKGYLRQKNEEAYAKVFTVHYPDEERTGARPLRRTPCYDRMKALGAVFGSVFGWERPNWFAPAGYALTEADLDKPDVILNENHPEPAKEGDPIREKWSFRRSNYFEHVGAECRHVHEKVGLLDMSAFAKFQVSGPGAEAWLDNLFTNRIPKDVGKVSLTYLLTAKGGVRAEFTVYREAPQSFYLVSAGALERHDYDYLLKAMPTDGSVRIEKITTQYGVLVLAGPRSRELLAKVTDADLSNEAFPWLTGKDIDIGAAHTKALRVNFVGELGWELHHPIEMQNYIFDKLFEAGAEFDLKPFGIRAMDSMRLEKTYKLIPRELSIEYAALESGLGRFIAMKKQTFHGKDALAAWKARGFANKAVTLEVHGVTDADARGSEPIYLGEALVGRATSGGYGWRVNKSLALAMVRPDLAEIGTELEISILGERHRATVIPDSPYDPENLALKGV, from the coding sequence ATGAATTCGCATGCGCGCGTGGTGGTGATCGGCGGCGGGGTCGTCGGGGTCAGCACCCTCTATCACCTGGCCAAGCTCGGCTGGAGCGACTGCGTGCTGATCGAGCGCAAGGAGCTGACCTCGGGCTCCACCTGGCACGCCGCGGGCCTCTTGCCCCTGTTCAACATGAGCTATTCCGTCGGCCAGATGCACAAGTATTCGGTCGGCTTCTATCCCACGCTCGAAGCCGAGACCGAGCTGAACGTCGGCTTCTCCCGCGTCAGCAACATCCGCCTAGCCCGCACCCCTGACCGGATGGACGAATACAAGTACTATGCCGGGGTGGCCAAGACGATCGGCGTCGACGTTCGCTTCCTCACCCCAGAGCAGGTCAAGGAGATCTGGCCGCTCTGCGAGACCGACGACCTGATCGGCGCCATCCAGCATCCCGACGACGGCTACATCCAGCCGGCCGACCTGACCCAGGCCCTGGCCCGCGGGGCCCGCAGCCGCGGCGCCACCATCCATCGCCAGACCACCGTCACGGGCGTCACCCAGAAGCCGAACGGCGAGTGGGTGGTCTCGACCGACAAGGGCGACATCACCTGCGAACACGTGGTCTCGGCCACCGGCAACTTCGCCCGCCGCACCGGGGCCATGGTCGGCCTCGACGTGCCGGTGATCCCGGTCGAGCACCAGTACATCGTCACCGAGGCCCACCCGGCGATCCAGGCGCGCAAGGCGGCCGGCCTGCCGGAAATGGGCGTGCTGCGCGAGAGCGACGCCTCCTACTACATGCGCGAGGAGGCCGGCGGTCTCTTGCTCGGCCCCTACGAGGTCGGCGCGCCCTGCTGCTATGTTGATGGGCCGGACCCGCAATCGGAATACGAGCTGTTCCAGGAGGACCTGGACCGCCTGGCCCCGCACATCGAGGCGGCCATCGCCCGCGTGCCGGCCTTCGCCGAGGTCGGCATCAAGAAGATCTTCAACGGCGCCATCGCCTACACCCCCGACGGCAGCCCGATCGTCGGCCCGGCCTGGAACGGGCTGAAGAACTTCTGGCTCAACGAGGGCCACAGCTTCGGCGTCACCGCCGCCGGCGGCGCCGGCTGGCAGTTGGCCCACTGGATCGTCGAGGGCGAGCCGACCATCGACATGATGGGTGTCGATCCGCGCCGGTTCGGGGACTACGCCTCCAAAGGCTACCTCCGCCAAAAGAACGAAGAGGCCTACGCCAAGGTCTTCACCGTCCACTATCCGGACGAGGAGCGCACGGGTGCGCGGCCCCTGCGCCGCACCCCTTGCTATGACCGCATGAAGGCCCTCGGCGCGGTGTTCGGCTCGGTGTTTGGCTGGGAGCGGCCCAACTGGTTCGCCCCCGCCGGCTACGCCCTGACCGAGGCCGACCTCGACAAGCCGGACGTGATCCTGAACGAGAACCACCCCGAACCCGCCAAGGAAGGCGATCCGATCCGCGAAAAGTGGAGCTTCCGCCGCTCCAACTATTTCGAGCATGTGGGCGCCGAGTGCCGGCATGTGCACGAAAAGGTCGGCCTTTTGGACATGTCGGCCTTCGCCAAGTTCCAGGTCTCGGGGCCGGGCGCCGAGGCGTGGCTGGACAACCTCTTCACCAACCGCATCCCCAAGGACGTCGGCAAGGTCAGCCTGACCTACCTGCTTACCGCCAAGGGCGGGGTGCGGGCCGAGTTTACCGTCTATCGCGAGGCGCCGCAGAGCTTCTACCTGGTCTCGGCTGGCGCCCTGGAGCGGCACGACTACGACTACCTGCTCAAGGCGATGCCGACCGACGGCTCGGTGCGGATCGAGAAGATCACCACGCAATATGGCGTGCTGGTCCTGGCCGGCCCGCGCTCACGCGAGCTGTTGGCCAAGGTCACCGACGCCGACTTGTCGAATGAGGCCTTCCCCTGGCTGACCGGCAAGGACATCGACATCGGCGCGGCCCACACCAAGGCCCTGCGCGTCAACTTCGTCGGCGAGCTGGGCTGGGAGCTGCACCACCCGATCGAGATGCAGAACTACATCTTCGACAAGCTGTTCGAGGCCGGCGCCGAATTCGACCTTAAGCCCTTCGGCATCCGCGCCATGGACTCCATGCGCCTGGAAAAGACCTACAAGCTGATCCCGCGCGAGCTTTCGATCGAATACGCAGCGCTGGAATCCGGCCTCGGCCGCTTCATCGCCATGAAGAAGCAGACCTTCCACGGCAAGGACGCCCTCGCCGCCTGGAAGGCGCGCGGCTTCGCCAACAAGGCGGTCACCCTGGAAGTGCATGGCGTCACCGACGCCGACGCGCGCGGTTCCGAGCCGATCTATCTGGGCGAGGCGCTGGTCGGCCGCGCCACCTCGGGCGGCTATGGCTGGCGGGTGAACAAGTCGCTGGCCCTGGCCATGGTGCGGCCGGATCTGGCCGAGATCGGCACAGAACTCGAGATCAGCATCCTCGGGGAACGACACCGCGCGACAGTGATCCCGGATTCGCCCTATGATCCCGAGAACCTGGCGCTGAAAGGGGTCTGA